In Streptomyces nodosus, one DNA window encodes the following:
- a CDS encoding cupin domain-containing protein, protein MDAKPVNLSEALASFDDVYSPRIVARMNDYDVRIAHTLGEHVWHAHDDTDEFFLVLDGRFDIALRDADGNETTVVLREGDTFVVPKGTEHKPSSPGGAILMFEPTGTRTTGDRHDGEVPDHVDSTAGHELG, encoded by the coding sequence ATGGATGCGAAACCCGTGAACCTGAGCGAAGCGCTGGCGTCCTTCGACGACGTCTACAGCCCGCGGATCGTGGCCCGCATGAACGACTACGACGTGCGGATCGCCCACACCCTGGGTGAGCACGTCTGGCACGCCCACGACGACACCGACGAGTTCTTCCTGGTCCTCGACGGCCGGTTCGACATCGCCCTGCGCGACGCCGACGGCAACGAGACCACGGTCGTGCTGCGCGAGGGAGACACGTTCGTCGTCCCGAAGGGCACCGAGCACAAACCGTCGTCGCCGGGAGGGGCGATCCTCATGTTCGAACCCACCGGGACCAGGACGACCGGGGACCGCCACGATGGGGAGGTCCCCGACCACGTGGACAGCACCGCGGGCCACGAACTCGGCTGA